A part of Rhodamnia argentea isolate NSW1041297 chromosome 8, ASM2092103v1, whole genome shotgun sequence genomic DNA contains:
- the LOC115744671 gene encoding tRNA-splicing endonuclease subunit Sen2-1-like, with protein sequence MGPRWKGKGAEVRAQADPMSEIVSRLKSSLIESNAHGLLSGCSVLLAVEADQSDLLNRACFGRLVVTAEKDKQWFQLSMEEAFYLCYTLKCLGIHGGDNCRKTSEELWKYMTDNKTTFPEFFKAYSHLRAKNWVVRSGSQYGVEFVAYRHHPSLVHSEYAVLVLTEGDGGKNGRLRVWSDVHCTVRLCGSVAKALLVLYINKCGHGDASPSCVTLYSVEERVVARWSPKDCREDVNGD encoded by the coding sequence ATGGGGCCAAGATGGAAAGGAAAGGGTGCAGAGGTCAGAGCACAAGCTGATCCAATGTCCGAGATTGTGTCCCGGCTCAAGTCATCTTTGATTGAGTCAAATGCTCATGGTCTGCTCTCAGGTTGCTCTGTTCTTCTTGCAGTAGAGGCAGATCAAAGTGATCTTCTAAATCGGGCATGTTTTGGCCGACTGGTAGTCACAGCTGAGAAGGACAAGCAGTGGTTTCAATTGAGCATGGAGGAAGCCTTTTACCTTTGCTATACCCTCAAATGCCTCGGCATTCACGGTGGAGATAATTGTCGAAAAACCTCTGAAGAGTTATGGAAATACATGACGGATAATAAGACTACATTCCCTGAATTTTTCAAAGCGTATTCTCATCTTCGGGCAAAAAACTGGGTAGTCAGGTCGGGATCGCAGTACGGCGTAGAATTTGTTGCGTACCGGCACCATCCGTCTCTTGTCCATTCTGAATATGCCGTGCTTGTTTTGACAGAAGGGGATGGTGGCAAGAATGGGCGGCTGAGGGTATGGTCGGATGTTCATTGCACGGTTCGTCTTTGCGGGAGCGTAGCGAAAGCGCTCCTGGTGCTTTACATCAACAAGTGCGGTCATGGCGATGCATCTCCTTCATGTGTGACTCTGTACTCTGTGGAAGAGCGAGTCGTAGCAAGATGGAGTCCAAAAGATTGCCGTGAAGATGTTAATGGCGATTGA
- the LOC115744694 gene encoding putative F-box protein At5g60060, with protein sequence MEGTRRRPWSDLQPELLSMIGCRLHTRMDVLRFRSVCSSFRSSIPTLRRDASRFPFRIPRSRRPDHFLSESTVYALETADGAASGRARWLLRLEESERGYIRILSLFSRRRMASLPRELPPVLDCLQFRIIEICREYTLEYDGRTGEGLEKVVVHPYCVRADQHQCLVYFIDVVGQLCYWKYGDENWSHLGGGYDDIVVYQGKVCVTDQFGSVSWIDSSFKLQKFSLSIDAGSCRCHRRHRKRLVISSGDLYAVDECIRHGGARHFRAYRLDRECWRWKEVRSLGNSAFFLGNGRSFAVPATEIDGCEGDCIYYVENASSYSSYFWEDVKAFSLTDRGHKDVDFWFISLMKRGAITLE encoded by the coding sequence ATGGAGGGAACCAGGAGACGTCCATGGTCCGATCTCCAGCCGGAGCTTCTCTCCATGATCGGCTGTCGGCTCCACACTCGCATGGACGTCCTCCGGTTCCGCAGCGTCTGCTCTTCGTTCCGCTCCTCCATCCCCACGCTTCGCCGCGACGCTTCGCGATTCCCTTTCAGAATCCCTCGCTCGCGGAGGCCCGACCACTTCCTCAGCGAGAGCACGGTCTACGCTCTCGAGACGGCGGACGGAGCCGCCTCCGGTCGCGCTCGATGGCTGCTGAGGCTCGAGGAGTCGGAGCGCGGGTACATTCGGATCCTCAGCCTCTTCTCGCGGCGGCGGATGGCGTCCTTGCCCCGCGAGCTCCCACCGGTACTCGATTGTCTCCAATTCCGAATCATTGAAATCTGTAGAGAATACACGCTCGAATATGACGGTAGAACTGGAGAAGGTTTGGAGAAAGTAGTGGTGCATCCATATTGTGTAAGGGCTGATCAACATCAGTGTTTGGTTTATTTCATTGATGTGGTAGGGCAATTATGTTATTGGAAGTATGGGGATGAGAATTGGAGTCATTTAGGCGGGGGTTATGACGACATTGTAGTCTACCAAGGCAAAGTCTGCGTCACCGATCAGTTTGGGTCGGTTTCGTGGATCGATTCATCTTTCAAACTTCAAAAGTTCTCGTTGTCAATCGACGCCGGCAGCTGTCGTTGCCATCGCCGCCACAGGAAACGTTTGGTGATCTCAAGTGGTGATCTTTATGCAGTGGACGAATGCATTAGACATGGCGGGGCGCGTCATTTTAGAGCCTACAGATTGGATCGAGAATGTTGGAGATGGAAGGAGGTGAGAAGCTTGGGCAATTCGGCTTTCTTCCTCGGCAACGGCCGGTCGTTTGCGGTCCCGGCGACCGAGATCGACGGGTGCGAAGGGGACTGCATCTACTACGTGGAGAATGCCTCTTCCTATTCTTCCTATTTCTGGGAAGATGTAAAGGCGTTCAGCTTGACGGATCGTGGCCACAAGGACGTGGATTTCTGGTTTATTTCGTTGATGAAGAGAGGGGCAATTACTCTAGaatga
- the LOC115744666 gene encoding endochitinase-like — protein sequence MRFGSLLPLLLLVSALRAAAQQCGSQAGGAKCAGGLCCSKFGYCGSTPAYCADGCQSQCTPSGGGSPPSTPTPTPSGGGGDIGGLISQDLFNEMLKHRNDGNCPGKGFYTYDAFITAAKSFGGFGTTGDTDTRKREIAAFLAQTSHETTGGWATAPDGPYAWGYCFLKEQGNPGDYCVANQQWPCAPGKKYYGRGPIQISYNYNYGPAGKAINYDLLSNPDAVATDPVISFKTALWFWMTPQSPKPSCHAVITGQWQPSAADNAAGRVPGYGVITNIINGGIECGKGSNPQVVDRIGFYKRYCDLLKVGYGNNLDCYNQRPFA from the exons ATGAGGTTCGGATCGTTATTACCATTACTCCTCCTGGTCTCGGCGCTCAGAGCCGCCGCTCAGCAGTGCGGGAGCCAAGCCGGCGGAGCCAAGTGCGCCGGAGGGCTGTGCTGCAGCAAGTTCGGCTACTGCGGCAGCACTCCTGCCTACTGCGCCGACGGCTGCCAGAGCCAATGCACCCCTAGCGGCGGTGGATCGCCGCCTTCCACGCCGACGCCGACTCCCTCCGGGGGCGGTGGGGACATCGGCGGCTTGATCAGTCAGGACCTGTTCAACGAGATGCTGAAGCACCGGAACGACGGGAATTGCCCCGGCAAAGGGTTCTACACCTACGACGCCTTCATCACGGCCGCCAAGTCGTTCGGTGGGTTCGGGACGACAGGCGACACAGACACGAGGAAGCGTGAGATCGCGGCATTTTTGGCTCAGACATCGCACGAAACCACAGGTGGATGGGCAACTGCACCGGACGGTCCATATGCATGGGGATATTGCTTCTTGAAAGAGCAAGGCAATCCTGGAGACTATTGCGTTGCCAACCAACAATGGCCTTGTGCTCCTGGCAAGAAATACTATGGACGTGGTCCTATCCAAATCTCTTA CAACTACAACTATGGCCCGGCGGGAAAAGCCATCAACTACGACCTCCTGAGCAACCCGGACGCAGTCGCGACCGACCCTGTCATCTCGTTCAAGACGGCCCTCTGGTTCTGGATGACGCCGCAGTCGCCGAAGCCCTCATGCCATGCCGTCATCACAGGCCAGTGGCAGCCGTCCGCCGCGGACAATGCAGCGGGGCGGGTCCCCGGGTACGGGGTCATCACCAACATCATCAACGGCGGGATCGAGTGCGGGAAGGGATCGAACCCGCAGGTGGTGGACCGGATCGGGTTCTACAAGAGGTACTGCGACTTGCTGAAAGTCGGATATGGCAACAACCTGGACTGCTACAACCAAAGGCCATTTGCCTAG
- the LOC115744650 gene encoding putative pentatricopeptide repeat-containing protein At5g52630, giving the protein MLHPLLATPHQEPTLHSSPSLPSVPKPSHSLFDHHQPFELNYRNVCNLLLSITRSRSLPKGLQLHAHIVKSGIQTIPLVSHHLINFYSKSQLPFCSRQAFDETPRKSATTWSSIISAFAQNEFPWQAIEYFRRMVSSSVLPDDHIFPSATKACAILGRCDVGRSVHSLAVKTGFDVDVFVGSSLVDMYAKCGEARDARQMFDKMPERNVVSWSGMIYGYAQMGEDEEALVLFKQALLGDLDVNDFTFSSVLRVCSNSTLLELGKQIHGLCFKTNFDSSSFVGSSLISLYSKCGVIEGAYQVFGEIPVKNLGMWNAMMIACAQHAHTEKTFQLFKQMENCGMKPNFITFLSILYACSHAGLVGEGEYYFELMKKYGIEPGDQHYSSMVDLLGRAGKLDDALSLVNKMPIQPTQSVWGAFLTGCRIHNKTELAAVAADRVSELGSVSSGLQVLLSNAYAAAGRYEEAAKARKMLRDRGVKKETGLSWVEEGNRVHTFTSGDLSHAKANEIYQKLDELGEEMERAGYVADTSFVLQEVDREEKNRTIRYHSERLAIAFCLITFPPERPIRVMKNLRVCGDCHSAIKLMSKCTGRVIIVRDNNRFHRFEDGKCSCGDYW; this is encoded by the coding sequence ATGCTTCATCCACTCCTCGCAACTCCTCACCAAGAACCGACCCTGCATTCGAGCCCTTCTCTACCCTCTGTACCAAAGCCCTCGCACAGTCTCTTCGACCATCATCAACCCTTCGAGCTCAACTACAGAAACGTCTGCAACCTCCTCCTCTCCATAACCCGCTCGAGATCGCTCCCGAAGGGCCTCCAACTCCACGCCCATATCGTCAAATCAGGCATCCAGACCATCCCTCTCGTGTCGCACCACCTCATCAACTTCTACTCCAAGTCTCAGCTACCCTTCTGTTCCCGCCAAGCTTTCGATGAGACTCCGAGGAAATCGGCCACGACTTGGAGCTCGATCATTTCGGCATTTGCCCAGAACGAGTTCCCGTGGCAGGCCATTGAGTACTTTCGTCGAATGGTTAGTAGCAGCGTTTTGCCTGATGATCACATATTCCCGAGTGCCACCAAGGCTTGTGCGATTCTGGGTCGGTGTGACGTCGGGAGGTCCGTGCATTCTTTGGCGGTTAAGACCGGGTTTGATGTCGACGTGTTTGTGGGGAGCTCGCTGGTTGATATGTACGCCAAGTGTGGTGAAGCGAGGGATGCGCGGCAGATGTTCGATAAAATGCCCGAGCGGAATGTGGTGTCTTGGAGCGGGATGATTTATGGGTATGCTCAAATGGGAGAGGATGAAGAAGCGTTGGTTTTGTTTAAGCAAGCGCTGCTGGGGGATTTGGACGTTAATGATTTTACTTTCTCTAGTGTTCTTCGTGTTTGCAGTAATTCTACACTGCTTGAATTGGGGAAGCAGATTCATGGCCTATGTTTCAAGACCAACTTTGATTCTTCGAGCTTTGTTGGCAGTTCTCTAATCTCATTATATTCTAAATGTGGAGTCATTGAAGGAGCTTATCAAGTTTTCGGCGAGATCCCCGTGAAGAACCTTGGCATGTGGAATGCAATGATGATTGCCTGCGCTCAACATGCGCACACGGAGAAGACATTCCAGCTGTTTAAACAGATGGAGAATTGTGGGATGAAGCCAAATTTCATTACTTTTCTGAGCATCCTCTATGCTTGCAGTCATGCGGGTCTTGTTGGAGAAGGTGAATACTATTTTGAGCTGATGAAGAAGTATGGTATCGAACCGGGGGATCAACATTATAGTTCAATGGTGGATTTGCTTGGCCGAGCTGGAAAATTGGACGATGCTCTATCTCTAGTCAACAAGATGCCTATTCAACCTACGCAATCCGTGTGGGGTGCTTTCTTGACTGGTTGCCGTATTCATAATAAAACCGAACTTGCAGCCGTGGCTGCTGATAGGGTCTCGGAACTTGGCTCCGTGAGCTCAGGCCTGCAAGTGTTGTTGTCCAATGCTTATGCTGCTGCTGGAAGATATGAAGAAGCAGCCAAAGCTAGAAAAATGCTTAGAGACCGAGGGGTGAAGAAGGAAACGGGTTTAAGCTGGGTTGAGGAAGGCAACAGAGTCCACACATTCACTTCTGGGGACCTATCTCACGCGAAAGCTAACGAGATCTATCAGAAACTGGACGAGTTGGGGGAGGAAATGGAGAGGGCTGGTTATGTCGCGGACACGAGCTTCGTGTTGCAAGAGGTGGATCGAGAAGAGAAGAATCGGACGATCCGATACCACAGCGAGAGGCTCGCCATTGCCTTTTGTCTGATCACATTCCCTCCGGAGAGGCCGATAAGGGTCATGAAAAACTTGAGAGTGTGCGGCGATTGCCACTCGGCAATCAAGCTCATGTCGAAGTGCACGGGGAGAGTGATCATCGTGAGGGACAATAACCGGTTCCATCGGTTCGAGGACGGCAAATGCTCGTGCGGTGACTACTGGTGA
- the LOC115744658 gene encoding putative F-box protein At5g60060, which produces MDRSERPPWSDLPPEVLSMIGKRLDTGMDVLRFRSVCSSFRSSIPPPHRNAPRFPIRVPHSLISSVFLCESTICVLETPDEASDSGAPSPPRSRWLVKVQESNLGDVQLLSLFSQMRITCLPRNFPKVIDSLEFGIVEICREYRLEYSTWGVVPGIRKVVVSPDCVWTDLDELEVYSIVEEGRLGYWKYGDENWTYLDDQRGCSYDDIIVYEGKVCVVDWSGMVSLIDSSFRTQKLSPSICTIDGGSGSSGGSSGNCKYLVVSSGDLYVVDRYFSGNRSGYEFDAYMEDFLYPDIEETFDFTVYRLDRRCGKWVEVRSLGNMAFFLSNHCSYAISMHELGGCNGNCIYFLENTDSPSLRDKVNVFSLDDRSIKCLVFSDFLMSTRGTSDLTRPKSTPSRSKEFVD; this is translated from the coding sequence ATGGATCGATCCGAAAGACCTCCATGGTCCGATCTCCCACCGGAGGTTCTCTCAATGATCGGCAAGCGACTCGACACTGGCATGGACGTCCTCCGGTTCCGCAGCGTCTGCTCTTCGTTCCGCTCCTCAATCCCTCCGCCTCACCGCAACGCCCCGCGATTCCCTATCCGAGTCCCTCACTCGCTGATTTCCTCCGTCTTCCTTTGTGAAAGCACGATCTGCGTGCTCGAGACGCCTGACGAAGCTTCCGATTCGGGCGCCCCGAGTCCTCCTCGATCGCGGTGGTTGGTGAAGGTCCAGGAGTCGAACCTCGGCGACGTGCAGCTCCTCAGCCTCTTCTCGCAGATGCGAATCACTTGCTTGCCCCGAAATTTCCCCAAGGTAATCGACTCTCTCGAATTCGGGATTGTTGAAATTTGTAGGGAATATAGGCTCGAGTACAGTACGTGGGGCGTCGTTCCCGGTATAAGGAAAGTAGTGGTGTCCCCAGATTGTGTATGGACCGATTTAGATGAACTTGAGGTTTATTCCATTGTAGAGGAAGGGCGATTAGGTTACTGGAAGTATGGGGATGAGAATTGGACCTATTTGGATGATCAACGTGGCTGTTCTTATGATGACATTATTGTTTATGAAGGCAAGGTCTGCGTCGTTGATTGGTCCGGGATGGTTTCACTGATCGATTCTTCATTTAGGACTCAAAAGTTGTCGCCATCAATTTGCACTATTGATGGCGGCAGTGGCAGCAGTGGTGGTAGCAGTGGCAATTGCAAATATTTGGTGGTATCGAGTGGTGATCTGTATGTTGTGGATAGATACTTTAGCGGAAATCGAAGCGGATACGAGTTTGATGCTTATATGGAGGATTTTCTATACCCTGATATTGAGGAGACATTTGATTTCACAGTCTATAGATTGGATCGGCGATGTGGGAAATGGGTGGAGGTAAGAAGCTTGGGCAACATGGCTTTCTTTCTCAGTAACCACTGTTCGTATGCGATATCTATGCACGAGCTCGGTGGATGCAATGGGAATTGCATCTACTTCTTGGAGAACACCGATTCCCCTTCCTTGAGAGATAAAGTTAATGTGTTTAGCTTGGACGATCGTAGCATCAAGTGCCTAGTCTTTTCCGACTTCCTAATGAGTACACGGGGCACCTCCGACTTGACTCGACCGAAATCGACACCTTCCAGGTCCAAAGAGTTCGTCGATTAG
- the LOC115744692 gene encoding putative F-box protein At5g60060, which translates to MEVTKKRPWSDLPPELLSLIGMRLHTRMDVLRFRSVCSSFRSSVPPLPHDALRLPFRLPRLRRSALFLHESTVYAVETPDGSASSRAQWLLKLEESELGHRRILSLFSQRRILNMPGKFPKVLDSLQVRIVEICREYTFGYGGRSGGLVQGIQKVVTHPDCVWSDLNRCWVYFIDEGGQLGYCKYGDEDWSYLDDPHRFDDIVVYEGKVCVVDQFGSVSQIDSSFRLRSFSMPIYGDGLRSCSGSRKDLVVSSDGLYVVDRDIRQCGRPESDPLCNENMWTSDFRVYRLDRQCGRWEEVRSLGNSAFFLCKLCSFAVSARELGGCDGNCIYYAEDAYSYCSPEKVRVYSLADRSIKWLDFSDFVLGMTTASNPSKLKPTLPTTTTPCGPEMCTRK; encoded by the coding sequence ATGGAGGTAACCAAGAAACGTCCATGGTCGGATCTCCCGCCGGAGCTTCTCTCCCTTATTGGCATGCGGCTCCACACTCGCATGGACGTCCTCCGATTCCGCAGCGTCTGCTCCTCGTTCCGCTCCTCGGTCCCCCCACTTCCCCACGATGCCCTGCGACTCCCTTTCCGACTCCCTCGCTTGCGGAGGTCCGCCCTGTTCCTCCACGAGAGCACAGTCTATGCCGTCGAGACGCCTGACGGATCCGCCTCCAGTCGTGCGCAGTGGCTGCTGAAGCTCGAGGAGTCGGAGCTCGGGCACAGGCGGATCCTCAGCCTCTTCTCACAGCGTCGAATACTGAACATGCCCGGCAAGTTCCCTAAGGTACTTGATTCTCTCCAAGTTCGAATAGTTGAAATATGCAGAGAATACACGTTCGGTTATGGCGGTAGAAGCGGAGGCCTCGTTCAAGGTATACAGAAAGTAGTAACGCATCCGGATTGTGTATGGTCTGATTTAAATCGATGTTGGGTTTATTTCATTGACGAAGGAGGGCAATTAGGTTATTGTAAGTATGGGGATGAGGATTGGAGCTACTTAGATGATCCACATCGCTTTGATGACATTGTAGTCTATGAAGGCAAAGTCTGCGTTGTCgatcagttcggttcggtttcgCAGATCGATTCGTCTTTCAGACTTCGAAGTTTCTCAATGCCAATCTATGGAGACGGCCTCCGCAGCTGCAGCGGCTCTCGAAAGGATCTAGTGGTGTCGAGTGATGGTCTTTACGTGGTGGACAGAGATATTAGACAATGTGGGAGACCTGAGAGTGACCCATTGTGTAACGAGAACATGTGGACGTCTGATTTTAGAGTCTATAGATTAGATCGACAATGTGGGAGATGGGAGGAGGTGAGAAGCTTGGGCAATTCGGCTTTCTTTCTCTGCAAGCTCTGCTCATTCGCGGTCTCGGCACGCGAGCTTGGCGGTTGTGACGGGAATTGCATCTACTATGCGGAAGACGCCTATTCCTATTGCTCGCCGGAAAAGGTTAGGGTTTACAGCTTGGCAGATCGTAGCATCAAGTGGCTGGACTTTTCTGACTTTGTACTGGGCATGACGACCGCCTCCAACCCGAGTAAACTGAAGCCGACGCTGCCGACAACGACAACGCCTTGCGGACCCGAAATGTGTACCCGCAAGTAG
- the LOC115744653 gene encoding protein DETOXIFICATION 45, chloroplastic-like yields the protein MAVAQFTNAPRWGVAGKERERRPFVNLSRELPFNRSEVAQAGGHSLVNKRRLSSFRGVSRRCRSISDQQALDFELHTDTYLEDISASTNGSALHDELTQHSTDSQNLQTELIMLSLPAIAGQAIEPLAQLMETAYIGRLGPLELASAGVSMSIFNIVSKVFNIPLLSVATSFVAEDISRSAGDNSAPGGQHQNAAYERKVLPSVSTALLLAVAIGVFEALALYFGSGLFLDVMGISSGSSMRVQAENFLKLRAIGAPAVVVYLAVQGIFRGFKDTKTPVLSLGLGNFSAVFFFPLLMYYFRFGVTGAAISTVLSQYIVAFLMVWHLNKRTVLSLPNAHNLHFGDYLKSGGFLLGRTMAAVMTITLSTSMAARQGALAMAAHQICLQVWLSVSLLVDAQAAAGQAMIASSFAKGDYTAVKKIAFLALKTGLITGVSLALLLGLSFNSLATLFTKDAQVLKIVGSGLLFVSASQPINALAYIFDGLHYGVSDFSYAAWSMMATGAASSVFLLYAPSIVGLSGVWSGLTLFMGLRTLAGYARLSSKEGPWKFLHGDTYKLQVAI from the exons ATGGCAGTTGCTCAGTTCACCAATGCACCTCGCTGGGGTGTGGCCGgcaaggagagggagagaaggcCGTTTGTGAATTTGAGCCGCGAATTGCCCTTCAACAGATCAGAAGTCGCTCAAGCCGGTGGCCATTCCTTGGTGAACAAGAGGAGATTATCGAGCTTCCGTGGCGTTTCCAGGCGTTGCCGGTCGATCAGCGATCAGCAAGCATTGGATTTTGAATTGCATACAGATACTTATCTTGAAGATATCTCGGCGTCAACCAATGGAAGTGCACTGCATGA TGAGTTGACACAACATTCAACAGACTCCCAAAATCTCCAGACTGAGCTGATAATGCTCTCTTTACCGGCAATTGCTGGACAAGCAATTGAGCCTTTAGCGCAATTGATGGAAACAGCTTACATCGGTAGACTTG GACCTCTGGAGTTAGCGTCAGCAGGCGTTTCTATGTCGATCTTCAACATCGTGTCTAAGGTTTTTAATATTCCTCTCTTAAGCGTCGCAACTTCATTCGTGGCTGAAGACATTTCTAGGAGTGCAGGCGACAATTCAGCTCCAG GTGGTCAGCATCAAAACGCAGCATATGAAAGAAAGGTGCTGCCTTCAGTATCTACTGCCTTATTGTTAGCAGTAGCAATTGGTGTCTTTGAGGCACTGGCTTTGTACTTCGGCTCAGGATTGTTTCTCGACGTGATGGGCATATCATCA GGTTCTTCTATGCGCGTACAAGCGGAAAACTTTCTCAAATTAAGAGCTATCGGTGCTCCGGCTGTCGTCGTGTATTTGGCCGTTCAGGGCATATTTCGTGGCTTCAAGGATACAAAAACACCCGTTCTGTCTCTAG GTTTAGGCAACTTCTCTGCTGTATTCTTCTTTCCACTGTTGATGTACTATTTCCGCTTCGGCGTGACTGGTGCTGCCATTTCTACAGTTTTGTCTCA ATACATTGTTGCCTTTCTTATGGTTTGGCATCTTAACAAGAGGACTGTCTTGTCACTTCCCAATGCACACAATTTGCATTTTGGCGACTATCTGAAATCTG GTGGCTTTCTTCTAGGGAGAACTATGGCTGCTGTGATGACCATAACTTTGAGCACATCTATGGCTGCTCGTCAGGGCGCATTAGCCATGGCTGCACATCAGATTTGCTTGCAAGTCTGGTTGTCCGTTTCCCTCCTTGTCGATGCGCAAGCAGCAGCAGGCCAG GCTATGATTGCGAGTTCATTTGCAAAAGGTGACTATACCGCTGTAAAGAAAATCGCATTCTTGGCTCTTAAG ACAGGACTAATTACCGGTGTGTCCCTAGCTCTGTTGTTGGGACTGTCATTTAATTCTTTGGCAACTTTGTTCACCAAGGACGCACAAGTACTAAAAATTGTTGGATCAGGCTTATTG TTTGTAAGCGCCAGCCAACCGATCAACGCTCTAGCTTATATTTTCGACGGTCTCCATTACGGCGTGTCAGACTTCTCGTACGCAGCTTGGTCTATG ATGGCCACGGGTGCAGCATCTTCTGTGTTTTTGCTTTACGCTCCATCCATTGTCGGTCTTTCGGGAGTCTGGTCTGGATTaactcttttcatgggcttgcGCACATTAGCCGGATATGCAAG ATTAAGCTCAAAGGAAGGTCCGTGGAAATTTTTGCATGGAGACACTTATAAGTTGCAG GTTGCCATTTGA
- the LOC115744665 gene encoding protein S-acyltransferase 10-like, whose amino-acid sequence MVDLCCPLRGVCNRACERCYRWFPCLADPVRRSSLLLKVALVGLHLVCAGVLFLFDRDLIEKAQKEPWYIALYLLLFVATLIQYFVTACSSPGYVLDVMRAVNDTNSMFTNRFKQRQTASSKNGGFVVSLDGNQSGRNLLGSNSTSWSKMVMGLYPPGTSIRTFTCSYCNVEQPPRAKHCHDCDRCVLQFDHHCVWLGTCIGQGNHNRFWWYICEETALGLWTEILYIAYLTADIARAWWKDAVMILLLIFLSISLIFLFLLLLFHSYIVLTNQTTYELVRRRRIPYLRGIPERVYPFSKGACRNLYYFCCARSSIYDLERLPTAQELEEKSRPFTCLDVFTCRCCC is encoded by the exons ATGGTCGATTTGTGCTGTCCCCTCCGAGGCGTATGCAACCGAGCGTGCGAGCGATGCTATCGCTGGTTCCCCTGCCTCGCCGATCCCG TTCGGAGGTCGTCGTTGTTGTTGAAAGTGGCGCTAGTGGGGTTGCATCTTGTTTGCGCGGGCGTTCTCTTTCTATTTGATAGGGATTTGATAGAGAAAGCACAGAAGGAGCCCTG GTATATTGCTTTATATCTACTTCTCTTTGTGGCAACTTTGATTCAGTACTTCGTGACGGCTTGTTCTTCTCCTGG ATATGTCCTTGATGTGATGAGAGCTGTCAATGACACAAATTCCATGTTCACGAATCGCTTCAAA CAAAGACAAACTGCTTCTAGCAAAAATGGGGGCTTTGTAGTTTCATTGGATGGTAATCAGTCAGGGAGAAATTTGTTGGGAAGTAATTCCACATCTTGGTCAAAGATGGTGATGGGCTTGTATCCCCCCGGAACGTCTATAAG AACTTTTACTTGTTCCTACTGTAATGTTGAGCAG CCACCACGAGCAAAGCATTGTCATGATTGCGATAGGTGTGTTCTTCAGTTTGATCACCATTGTGTCTGGCTAGGAACCTGCATTGGGCAGGGAAATCATAACCGATTTTG GTGGTATATCTGTGAAGAGACTGCATTAGGCCTTTGGACTGAGATCTTGTACATTGCGTACTTGACAGCTGACATAGCAAGGGCTTG GTGGAAGGATGCAGTCATGATATTGCTgttgatttttctatcaatTTCCTTGATTTTCTTGTTCCTACTGTTGCTCTTCCATAG CTACATTGTTCTGACAAATCAGACCACCTATGAGCTTGTAAGGCGCAGACGCATACCGTATCTTAG GGGTATTCCCGAAAGAGTGTATCCTTTCAGCAAAGGTGCTTGCCGAAATTTGTACTACTTTTGTTGTGCCAGAAGCAGCATATATGATCTAGAACGGCTGCCCACAGCACAGGAACTGGAAGAGAAGTCAAGACCATTTACTTGTTTGGATGTTTTTACCTGTCGGTGCTGCTGCTGA
- the LOC115744675 gene encoding UPF0548 protein At2g17695, with protein sequence MVFVFWSRPSAEQQKQCIDKSGPFNYDAKYKGATAKAVSILKEDGELNKDGFLLNHARVLVGSGRETYEKGKNALQSWRHFGLNWAFVDSTTQVQNGVKFCVCVKEFLPWLVMPLEVVFVNESQKSKKGVASFRFGGGTLKGHLLAGEESFSIELDEKNQVWYEILSLSKPAHFLSFVGYPYVQLRQKYFAHQSSNAVLKHLRAS encoded by the exons ATGGTTTTTGTGTTCTGGTCTCGACCTTCTGCTGAACAACAGAAGCAATGCATTGACAA GTCTGGTCCTTTCAACTATGATGCTAAATACAAAGGGGCTACGGCGAAGGCTGTGTCGATCCTCAAGGAGGATGGTGAACTCAACAAGGATGGGTTCTTACTCAACCATGCCCGTGTTTTAGTAGGTTCTGGTCGTGAAAcctatgaaaaaggaaagaatgctCTTCAGAGTTGGAG GCATTTTGGGTTGAACTGGGCATTTGTTGATTCCACGACTCAAGTTCAGAATGGGGTGAAGTTTTGTGTTTGTGTCAAGGAGTTTCTGCCTTGGCTTGTGATGCCTCTTGAAGTGGTCTTTGTAAATGAAAGCCAGAAGTCTAAGAAGGGTGTGGCTTCCTTTCGTTTTGGCGGTGGTACACTTAAAGGTCACCTGCTG GCTGGGGAAGAGAGCTTTTCGATTGAGCTGGATGAGAAGAATCAAGTGTGGTATGAAATACTCTCCCTCTCAAAGCCTGCCCACTTTCTCTCTTTCGTTGGTTACCCATATGTACAACTCAGGCAGAAGTACTTTGCTCATCAATCTAGCAATGCTGTCCTGAAACATTTAAGAGCTTCTTAG